A single Thermaerobacter sp. FW80 DNA region contains:
- a CDS encoding glycerophosphodiester phosphodiesterase family protein, translating to MAWPRRNGGGAVFDGDGIRVLQQVATPGLDAVAQLFTYLGSEYFYMLVLPFVYWCLDRRRGHQLAFLFLASMWLNGFLKDLANLPRPSALFDGVRVLVRETSPGFPSGHAQGAMTLFGYLWLEYRVRWWRAVAPALIALIAFSRPYLGVHYLGDTLGGLAIGAAVVAAFRWGFRRGLGGAWPRRRKRVATVVVPLLLLPLYGESVAYQTLGFLMGFLAGDLDAFAAFPLRTPAPARVAIARWVVGMAGFAALYALHGALIPNGLPELPGYALLGLWVTAGAPWCFHRLGLADPSARTAAAGSPAAGPGDAPAGAGPAGSEGADPDGLPGASGRPMRGGGPAGGRPAQRLGRLALGLLAAAVVGSVLARPPVPREAFGPMAGPSPDRPLPLVIAHRGGDRRPENTLASFRYAAALGADWVELDVHRIADGALVVLHDETVDRTTDGSGDVHAMTLEQVKALDAGYRWTPDGGRTYPYRGRGLRIPTLEEVLAALPRQRLLIELKDDDPRLAEDVARTLREHGATRRVMVASFHDRTLRHFRAVAPEVPTSLASGEALRFVVAQRLGLTPFLRPPGVALQVPEYHGPLKVFAAGLVRLAHDRGLEVHAWTVNDPRKMEQLFLAGADGIVTDRPDLALAVRSHLFGPPGAGGAADAGRAPAGGRRPRPGLHPDPGSVGSTAFAPVGAVRDRASSR from the coding sequence GTGGCCTGGCCGCGGCGGAACGGGGGCGGTGCCGTGTTCGACGGCGACGGCATCCGGGTGCTCCAGCAGGTGGCGACGCCCGGCCTCGATGCGGTGGCCCAGCTCTTCACGTACCTGGGCAGCGAGTACTTCTACATGCTGGTCCTGCCCTTCGTGTACTGGTGCCTGGACCGGCGGCGCGGCCACCAGCTGGCCTTCCTCTTCCTCGCGTCGATGTGGCTCAACGGGTTCCTGAAGGATCTGGCCAACCTGCCGCGGCCCTCGGCCCTCTTCGACGGGGTGCGCGTGCTGGTGCGGGAGACGAGCCCGGGCTTCCCCTCCGGCCACGCCCAGGGCGCCATGACGCTGTTCGGCTACCTGTGGCTCGAGTACCGCGTCCGCTGGTGGCGCGCGGTGGCGCCGGCGCTGATCGCCCTGATCGCCTTCTCGCGGCCCTACCTGGGCGTGCACTACCTGGGGGACACCCTGGGCGGACTGGCCATCGGGGCGGCCGTGGTGGCCGCCTTCCGCTGGGGGTTCCGGCGGGGACTGGGCGGGGCCTGGCCACGCCGCCGCAAGCGGGTGGCGACCGTGGTGGTCCCCCTGCTGCTCCTGCCGCTCTACGGCGAGTCCGTCGCCTACCAGACCCTGGGCTTCCTCATGGGGTTCCTGGCCGGCGACCTCGACGCCTTCGCGGCCTTCCCCTTGCGCACCCCGGCGCCGGCGCGGGTGGCCATCGCCCGGTGGGTGGTGGGCATGGCCGGCTTCGCCGCCCTCTATGCCCTCCACGGGGCGCTGATCCCCAACGGGCTGCCAGAACTCCCCGGCTACGCCCTGCTGGGCCTCTGGGTGACCGCCGGGGCGCCCTGGTGTTTCCACCGCCTGGGGCTGGCGGACCCGTCGGCGCGGACCGCGGCAGCAGGGAGCCCGGCGGCGGGGCCGGGCGATGCCCCCGCCGGCGCCGGGCCGGCCGGGTCCGAGGGCGCCGATCCGGACGGGCTCCCCGGCGCGTCGGGCCGCCCGATGCGAGGCGGCGGGCCGGCCGGCGGGCGACCGGCTCAGCGGCTGGGGCGGCTCGCCCTCGGATTGCTGGCCGCCGCGGTGGTGGGCAGCGTCCTCGCCCGGCCGCCGGTGCCCCGGGAGGCGTTCGGCCCGATGGCCGGGCCGTCCCCCGACCGGCCGCTGCCGCTGGTCATCGCCCATCGGGGCGGGGATCGGCGCCCCGAGAACACGCTGGCCAGCTTCCGGTACGCCGCGGCGCTGGGCGCGGACTGGGTGGAGCTGGACGTCCACCGCATCGCCGACGGCGCCCTGGTGGTGCTCCACGACGAGACCGTCGACCGGACCACCGACGGCTCCGGCGACGTCCACGCCATGACGCTGGAGCAGGTGAAGGCCCTGGATGCCGGGTACCGCTGGACGCCCGACGGCGGCCGCACCTACCCCTACCGCGGCCGGGGGCTGAGGATCCCCACCCTGGAGGAGGTCCTCGCGGCGCTGCCCCGCCAGCGGCTGCTGATCGAGCTCAAGGACGACGATCCCCGGCTGGCCGAGGACGTGGCCCGCACGCTGCGGGAGCACGGCGCCACCCGGCGCGTGATGGTGGCCTCCTTCCACGACCGCACCCTGCGCCACTTCCGCGCGGTGGCGCCCGAGGTGCCCACCAGCCTCGCCAGCGGGGAGGCGCTGCGGTTCGTGGTGGCGCAGCGGCTCGGCCTGACGCCCTTCCTGCGGCCGCCGGGGGTGGCGTTGCAGGTGCCCGAGTACCACGGCCCCCTCAAGGTCTTCGCGGCGGGACTCGTCCGTCTCGCCCACGACCGCGGGCTGGAGGTCCACGCCTGGACGGTCAACGACCCCCGCAAGATGGAGCAGCTCTTCCTCGCCGGGGCCGACGGGATCGTGACGGACCGGCCGGACCTGGCCCTGGCGGTGCGGTCCCACCTGTTCGGGCCCCCGGGCGCGGGCGGGGCCGCGGACGCCGGCCGTGCGCCCGCCGGGGGGCGCCGGCCGCGGCCGGGGCTTCACCCGGATCCAGGCTCCGTGGGCTCCACCGCCTTCGCGCCGGTCGGCGCCGTCCGCGACCGCGCAAGCAGCCGCTGA
- a CDS encoding SDR family NAD(P)-dependent oxidoreductase, protein MPTVLITGASSGIGRATALALAQRGWRVLAGVRREADGRALRQAAGPAVEPVLLDVTNPAHVRAAAEAVDRWTGAAGLQGLVNNAGIAAAGPVELVPEAVWRHQLEVNVVGVVAVTRALLPALRRGRGRLVLMGSVAGLVALPFMGPYAASKFALEALADALRIELAPWRIQVCLIEPAAVATPIWARSVEVARRSLLPPPPDAAPVYQAAVAAMTRVAERNARRGLAPEVVAEAVVHALTARRPRSRYLVAPPGHARQIRLLRWLPTGLRDRLVGATVQRLLARSRTAPTGAKAVEPTEPGSG, encoded by the coding sequence GTGCCCACGGTCCTGATCACCGGCGCCAGCAGCGGCATCGGCCGGGCCACCGCCCTGGCCCTGGCCCAGCGGGGCTGGCGGGTCCTGGCGGGCGTGCGCCGGGAGGCCGACGGCCGCGCCCTGCGGCAGGCCGCCGGGCCGGCGGTCGAACCGGTCCTGCTGGACGTGACGAACCCGGCCCACGTGCGGGCCGCGGCCGAGGCGGTGGATCGATGGACGGGGGCGGCCGGGCTGCAGGGGCTGGTGAACAACGCCGGCATCGCCGCCGCCGGGCCGGTGGAGCTCGTCCCCGAGGCGGTGTGGCGCCACCAGCTGGAGGTCAACGTGGTGGGCGTGGTGGCCGTCACGCGGGCGCTGCTGCCGGCCCTGCGCCGCGGGCGGGGGCGCCTCGTGCTCATGGGCTCCGTCGCCGGCCTGGTCGCCCTGCCCTTCATGGGTCCCTACGCGGCCTCCAAGTTCGCCCTGGAGGCCTTGGCCGACGCGCTGCGCATCGAGCTGGCCCCCTGGCGCATCCAGGTGTGCCTCATCGAGCCGGCGGCGGTGGCCACGCCCATCTGGGCCCGCTCGGTGGAGGTCGCCCGGCGCTCCCTGCTCCCGCCGCCACCGGATGCGGCCCCCGTCTACCAGGCCGCGGTGGCGGCCATGACCCGGGTCGCCGAGCGCAACGCCCGGCGGGGTCTGGCGCCCGAGGTGGTGGCCGAGGCCGTGGTCCACGCCCTCACGGCGCGGCGGCCGCGGTCCCGCTACCTGGTGGCGCCGCCGGGCCACGCCCGGCAGATCCGCCTCCTGCGCTGGCTGCCCACGGGCCTGCGGGATCGGCTGGTGGGGGCCACGGTTCAGCGGCTGCTTGCGCGGTCGCGGACGGCGCCGACCGGCGCGAAGGCGGTGGAGCCCACGGAGCCTGGATCCGGGTGA
- a CDS encoding xanthine dehydrogenase family protein subunit M: protein MRAERGSERGTATEADRMAAAEHGVPPDPSGTAAGAPAYARARTLEEALAVLAGGPAATGDPRPVVLAGGTDLLTLWRRHRRQPSRLLDIGRLDALQGMGPDAEGGWRIGALVTLSELARAGALPPAYQALAEAAAASATPALRNRATLGGNLEQRVRCWHYRSGLPCRFAGDDHCSCAAPEAAAPFQAIFGHGPGEPGEGCGAVHPSDPAVALTALGAEVELARWEAGRITRRRVPVDAYFTGRPTAGAPGLTVRRPDELVTAVVLPPLAEPSASTYRKVMDRRVWQFALVSLAAWVRWAPGPVVGAVRLALGGVALKPWRLEAVEAWLRGRALDGATAWEAGERAVEGARPLAGSGFKVELVRSLVADTLQDLADRAATT from the coding sequence GTGAGGGCGGAACGGGGCTCGGAGCGGGGGACGGCCACGGAGGCGGACCGGATGGCGGCTGCCGAGCACGGCGTCCCGCCGGATCCGTCGGGGACGGCCGCCGGCGCCCCGGCCTACGCGCGGGCGCGAACCCTGGAGGAGGCCCTGGCCGTCCTCGCCGGGGGTCCGGCGGCGACGGGGGACCCGCGGCCCGTGGTGCTGGCGGGCGGCACCGACCTCCTGACCCTGTGGCGACGGCATCGGCGCCAGCCGTCGCGCCTGCTGGACATCGGGCGCCTCGACGCCCTCCAGGGCATGGGGCCGGACGCCGAAGGCGGGTGGCGCATCGGCGCCCTGGTCACCCTCTCGGAGCTGGCGCGCGCCGGCGCCCTGCCGCCCGCGTACCAGGCGCTGGCGGAAGCCGCGGCGGCCTCGGCGACGCCGGCCCTGCGCAACCGGGCGACCTTGGGCGGCAACCTCGAGCAGCGGGTGCGCTGCTGGCACTACCGCAGCGGGTTGCCGTGCCGCTTCGCCGGCGACGACCACTGCAGCTGCGCGGCGCCCGAGGCGGCGGCGCCCTTCCAGGCCATCTTCGGCCACGGCCCGGGGGAGCCCGGGGAGGGCTGCGGGGCCGTCCATCCCTCGGATCCCGCCGTCGCCCTGACGGCGCTGGGGGCGGAGGTAGAGCTGGCCCGGTGGGAAGCGGGGCGCATCACGCGGCGCCGCGTGCCGGTGGACGCCTACTTCACCGGCCGGCCGACGGCCGGGGCGCCGGGTCTGACCGTCCGCCGGCCCGACGAGTTGGTGACGGCCGTGGTCCTGCCACCGCTTGCCGAGCCCTCCGCCAGCACGTACCGCAAGGTCATGGATCGGCGGGTGTGGCAGTTCGCGCTGGTCAGCCTCGCGGCCTGGGTCCGTTGGGCGCCGGGTCCCGTGGTGGGGGCGGTGCGGCTGGCGCTGGGCGGCGTCGCCCTGAAGCCCTGGCGCCTCGAGGCCGTCGAGGCGTGGCTGCGGGGGCGCGCCCTCGACGGGGCGACGGCCTGGGAGGCCGGGGAGCGGGCCGTGGAAGGGGCCCGGCCGCTGGCCGGAAGCGGGTTCAAGGTGGAGCTGGTGCGGTCGCTGGTGGCCGACACGCTCCAGGACCTGGCGGACCGCGCCGCCACCACCTAG